A genome region from Lucilia cuprina isolate Lc7/37 chromosome 3, ASM2204524v1, whole genome shotgun sequence includes the following:
- the LOC124418934 gene encoding uncharacterized protein LOC124418934 isoform X3, protein MFNKVTIRQQHRQRCSTLSKKTMMTTTTTAKRLSMLVAFMLILNASSWAATLAESEINDLNSIETKNETTVDSTATVKQTQPETRQYPYNGFMMPSALPVPSVPSSLLPGCPLCDSSVYSYCSHKLIHDSCCCDFPGTSVYQKPPQCAYNDCSLLYAKSCYEHSLIKNCCCNNPY, encoded by the exons ATGTTTAACAAAGTGACAATAAGACAGCAGCATCGGCAAAGATGTTCCACACTAAGTAAGAAGACAATGatgacgacaacaacaacagcaaagagGCTGTCAATGCTTGTGgcatttatgttaatattaaatgCCTCGTCTTGGGCGGCTACCTTGGCGGAAAGTGAAATTAATGATTTGAATAGTATag AAACAAAGAATGAGACTACTGTTGATTCTACTGCAACTGTCAAACAAACACAACCGGAAACACGTCAATATCCCTATAATGGTTTTATGATGCCATCAGCACTACCAGTACCATCTGTACCATCCTCTCTCTTGCCAGGTTGTCCTTTATGTGATTCATCGGTTTACAGTTATTGTTCTCATAAATTAATACACGATTCATGTTGCTGTGATTTTCCAg gtaCTTCGGTTTATCAAAAACCTCCGCAATGCGCCTACAATGATTGTTCATTGTTGTATGCCAAATCTTGTTATGAacattcattaattaaaaattgttgttgtaataatccttattaa
- the LOC124418934 gene encoding uncharacterized protein LOC124418934 isoform X1, with protein sequence MFNKVTIRQQHRQRCSTLSKKTMMTTTTTAKRLSMLVAFMLILNASSWAATLAESEINDLNSIETKNETTVDSTATVKQTQPETRQYPYNGFMMPSALPVPSVPSSLLPGCPLCDSSVYSYCSHKLIHDSCCCDFPAITYYWSTSVYQKPPQCAYNDCSLLYAKSCYEHSLIKNCCCNNPY encoded by the exons ATGTTTAACAAAGTGACAATAAGACAGCAGCATCGGCAAAGATGTTCCACACTAAGTAAGAAGACAATGatgacgacaacaacaacagcaaagagGCTGTCAATGCTTGTGgcatttatgttaatattaaatgCCTCGTCTTGGGCGGCTACCTTGGCGGAAAGTGAAATTAATGATTTGAATAGTATag AAACAAAGAATGAGACTACTGTTGATTCTACTGCAACTGTCAAACAAACACAACCGGAAACACGTCAATATCCCTATAATGGTTTTATGATGCCATCAGCACTACCAGTACCATCTGTACCATCCTCTCTCTTGCCAGGTTGTCCTTTATGTGATTCATCGGTTTACAGTTATTGTTCTCATAAATTAATACACGATTCATGTTGCTGTGATTTTCCAg CTATTACTTACTATTGGA gtaCTTCGGTTTATCAAAAACCTCCGCAATGCGCCTACAATGATTGTTCATTGTTGTATGCCAAATCTTGTTATGAacattcattaattaaaaattgttgttgtaataatccttattaa